ATGATCCTGGCCAGCGAGGACATCGGCCTGGCCGACCCGACCGCGCTCACCACCGCGGTCGCGGCCGCACAGACGGTCCAGCTGATCGGCATGCCCGAGGCCCAGCTGACGCTGGCCCACGCCACCATCGCGCTCGCCGTCGCGCCCAAGTCCAATGCCGTGACCACCGCGATCTTCGAGGCCGTCGCCGACGTCCGGGCCGGCAAGATCGGCCAGGTCCCACCCCATCTGCGCGACGCCCACTACGCCGGCGCCAAGTCGCTGGGCCACGGCCAGGGCTACGTCTACAGCCATGACGCCCCGTTCGGCGTCGCCGAGCAGCAGTACGCCCCGGACGTCGTCCTCGACGCCGCCTACTACCGCCCGACCGAGCTCGGCGCGGAGGCCGCGGTCAAGCAGCGGTGGGAGCGGGTACGCCGGATCATCCGCGGCAAATAGTGGTCGCCACCAGAAGTTCTTCGAGCGCCCCGCGCCCCGGGCACGCACCTGGCCGCGTTGGCGTCGCTCGTAGGACGACACGGTACGACTTCGCTCCTCCGCCTTGCCATGCACGCACCCGGGGGCCACTCCGTTCAGACCCGGGTCGCCGACGAACAACTTCTGGCGGCAACCACTAGGCTTGCCCGTCGTGACCTCCGAGCTCGCCGTCCCGACCTGGCTGGTCGTGGTGACCCTCGTCGCCGTCGTGGCGCTCGGCGTCGCGGCGTACCGGCTGTCCCGGTCCGTGCGCCAGGCGCGCAGCCACACCGAGGCACTGCTCGCCGCGGCCGCGCAGGACGCCGACGCGCTGCGCGAGCAGCTGGCCGGCATCGAGGCGGAGCTGGCAGCCGGGCAGGAGCGTGCCACGCGCCGGGATCGGACGCCGGTCGCCGTGGTCGACGACCGCGAGTACGTCATCACCGACCTCGGACAGGAGCACGGCCCCCGGGTCCCGGCCCGCGTCGTACCCGCGCCGATGTTCGCCGACATCGTGCTGCGCGAGAGCGTCATCAAGACCGCCGCGCTCGCCGCGGGGCTGCGCCGGGCCCTGTCGCCCGAGGTGCGCAACCGGATCCGGTTCGAGATGAGGCGCGAGGTCAAGCGCTCGCGCAAGGAGCGCCGCCTGATGCTCAGGGCCGCCCGCCGTGACCTGGAGTCGCGCCAGCGCGCGACCCTGCGCCCCGACGTCGAGGTGTCGTCGTGAAGGGCACGGTCTGGTTCGCGGCGGGTGCGGCTGCCGGCGTCTACGGCATGGTCCGCGTCCGCCGCCTCGCCGAGGCGTTCACCCCCGACGGCATGCGAGACCGCATCGGCGCGGCCGTGCTCGGCGCCCGGATGTTCGGCGAGGAGGTCGCCCGCGGCCAGGCCGCGGCCGAAATCCACTTGCGACAGCGCTTCGACGGCGCCGACGCTGGTCCGCCCCAACTGATGAAACCCCAGCCCAGCAAGGAAGGCACCCGTTGAGCGAGCAGTACCTGAGCAGCGCGGAGATCCGCAACCGGTTCCTCGCCCACTTCGAGGCGCGCGGCCACACCGTCGTACCGTCGGCCTCGTTGCTGCTCGACGACCCCAACCTGCTCTTCGTCAACGCCGGCATGGTGCCGTTCAAGCCCTACTTCCTGGGCCAGGAGACGCCGCCGTTCCAGCGTGCGACCAGCGTCCAGAAGTGCGTGCGGACCCTGGACATCGAGGAGGTCGGCAAGACCACCCGCCACGGCACGTTCTTCCAGATGAACGGCAACTTCTCCTTCGGCGACTACTTCAAGGAGGGTGCCGTCCAGTTCGCGTGGGAGCTGATCACCCACGCCCAGGCCGACGGCGGCTTCGGCTTCGACCCCGACAAGATCTGGGTCACCGTGCTGCCCGACGACGACGAGGCGCGCGACGCCTGGAAGCGGATCGCGGGCCTGCCCGACGAGCGGATCCAGCCGCGCGGGCTCAAGGACAACTACTGGAACATGGGCGTGCCCGGTCCCGGCGGCCCTTGCAGCGAGATCTACATCGACCGCGGCCCCGAGTTCGGGCCCGACGGCGGTCCCGAGGCCGACGAGGACCGGTTCCTGGAGATCTGGAACCTGGTCTTCATGCAGGAGGAGCTCAGCGCCGTCCGGGCGAAGGACGACTTCGACATCGCCGGCCCGCTGCCCAGCAAGAACATCGACACCGGCATGGGCCTCGAGCGGGTCGCCTACCTGCTCCAGGACAAGCACAACATGTACGAGATCGACACGATCTTCCCCGTCATCGAGAAGGCGATGGACCTCTCCGGGAAGAAGTACGGCGCCAGCGGCGCCGACGCGCACGTCGACGACGTCCGCTTCCGCGTGGTCGCCGACCACGTGCGCAGCTCGCTGATGCTCATCGGCGACGGCGTGACGCCCGGCAACGAGGGCCGCGGCTACGTGCTGCGCCGCCTGCTGCGCCGCGCGGTGCGCAACATGCGCCTGCTCGGCTACCAGGACCCGTCGCTGCCCGAGCTGCTGCCGGTCTCGCGCGACAAGATGGGGGAGAGCTACCCCGAGCTGGTCACCGGCTGGGACCGGATCGCCCAGGTCGCCTACGCCGAGGAGGAGGCGTTCCGCAAGACGCTCCAGGCCGGCACCCAGATCTTCGACCTCGCCGCCGGCGACGTGAAGCAGTCCGGCGCCACCACCATCCCCGGTGACAAGGCGTTCGCGCTCCACGACACCTACGGCTTCCCGATCGACCTGACCCTCGAGATGGCCGCCGAGGCCGGCTTGAGCGTCGACGAGCCGGGCTTCCGCCAGCTGATGGCCGAGCAGCGCGAGCGGGCCAAGGCCGACGCGCGCGCCAAGAAGGGCCAGCACGCCGACACCGGCGTCTACCGCGCCATCCTCGACGCGAACGGCCCGACCGAGTGGCTCGCCTACGAGACCCTCGAGACCGAGTCGAAGCCGCTGGCGCTGCTGCGCGAGGGCGCCGCCGTACCCGTGCTCACCGGCGGTGAGATCGGTGAGCTGGTCCTCGACCGCACCCCGTTCTACGCCGAGTCCGGCGGCCAGGTCGCCGACGCCGGTGTCATCGAGTTCGAGGGCGGCGCCGTCGAGGTGCTCGACGTCCAGCGTCCGGTCCGCGGCCTCGTGGTCCACCAGGTCCGCGTCGTCGACGGCGAGCTGCCCGCCGACGCCCGGCTGCTGCACGCCAAGGTCGACCCGCAGTGGCGCATCGGCGCCCGCCAGGCGCACTCCGGGACCCACATCGTGCACGCCGCGCTGCGCGAGGTGCTCGGGCCCACCGCCCTGCAGTCCGGCTCCTACAACCGGCCCGGCTACCTGCGCCTCGACTTCGGGTGGCTCAACGCTCTCTCGCCCGAGCAGGTGCGCGAGATCGAGCAGGTCTCCAACAACGCGCTGCGCGCCGACCTGCCCGTCGGCTGGCAGTACATGACCCTCGGCGAGGCCAAGGACTGGGGCGCGATCGCCCTCTTCGGTGAGACGTACGACGACCGATCAGTCCGCGTGGTCGAGATCGGCGGCCCGTGGTCGCGTGAGCTGTGCGGTGGCACGCACGTCGACCACTCCAGCCAGGTCGGCACCATCGTGGTCACCAGCGAGGCCTCGGTCGGCTCCGGCAACCGCCGCATCGAGGCGCTGACCGGCGTCGAGGGCTTCGACTACCTCGCTCGCGAGCGCGACGTCGTCGGCCAGCTCTCCACGCTGCTCAAGACCCAGCCCGGCGACATCGTGGGCCGGGTCGGCGACCTCGTCGAGCGGCTCAAGCAGAGCGAGAAGGAGATCGAGAGGATCCGTCTCGCCCAGCTGCTGTCCGGCGGTGCCGCGCTGGCCGAGGGCGCGAGCGACGTCAACGGCGTGCGCCTGGTCGCCCAGCGCCTCGACGGCGCGAGCGGCGGCGACGTACGCACCCTCGCGACCGACGTCCGCGCCCGGCTCGCCGGCGACGCCCCCGCGGTCGTGGTTCTCATCGGTGCGGCCGACGGCAAGGCGGCGATCGTGGCGGCGCTCAACGACGCCGCCCAGGCCCGCGGCCTCGCGGCCGGCGACCTGGTCCGCGCGGCGGCGCCCTTCCTCGACGGCAAGGGCGGCGGCAAGGCCGACATGGCGCAGGGCGGCGGAACGGACGTGTCCCGCATCGACGAGGCGCTGGCCGCCGTGACCGCCGCGGTGGCGCGAGGCTGATGAGGCACGGCGTCCGCCTCGGCGTCGACCCGGGCGACGCGCGGATCGGTGTCGCCCGCAGCGACCCGTCCGGCGTGCTCGCGACCCCGGTCGAGACGGTGCGGCGCGGCAAGGGCGACCTGCGCCGCCTCCACCAGATTCTCGCCGAGGAGAACGCGGTGGAGGTCGTGATGGGCCTGCCCCGCTCGCTCGGCGGCGGGGAGGGCCCGGCGGCGCTCAAGACCCGCGAGTTCGCCGTACGCCTGGCCCGGCGGATCGAGCCCGTCCCGGTGCGGCTGGTCGACGAGCGGCTCACCACGGTGACCGCGGAGGCTATGCTGCGCGACCAGCGCAAGGGAGCGAAGCGCCGAGCCGTGGTCGACCAGGTCGCGGCCGTCGTCATCCTCCAGCAGGCGCTGGATGCAGAACGCGCGACCGGCAACCCTCCGGGGGAGCTGGTGACCCCCACGCACGAGGAGACGCATGACTGAGCCGCTGCCCGAGCACGTCGAGGACGCAGGTCACGACCTGCTCCCCGGTACGGCGGCCGGTGGCCGCCGGCGGGCCGAGAAGCGGCGTCGGGGCGGTTGCCTGCCGATGCTGCTCGTGGTGGTGCTGTTCTGCGGCATCGTCGCCTGGTTCGCGCGCGGCGCGATCGCCGACGTCAAGGACATGTTCGCCGGTCCCGAGGACTTCGCCGGGCCGGGCAGCGGCGAGGTCACCTTCGTCATCGACCCCGGCCAGTCGGTCTCCTCGATGGGCGCCGAGCTGCAGGATCTCGGCGTGGTGAAGTCCTCCGATGCCTTCGTCGACGCCGCCGCCAAGGACGGCCGCTCCACCAAGATCCAGGCCGGCACCTACCTGCTCAAGAGCCGGATGAAGGCCGCCGACGTCGTCGCGATCCTCGTCGACCCCTCGCAGATCGCCCAGGACACGGTGACCATCCCCGAGGGCAAGCGGACCTCGGACATCGTCAAGATCCTCGCCAAGAGCACCGACTTCAAGGCCAAGCAGTTCCAGGCGGTGCTCGACGACCCGGCCGCGCTCGGCCTGCCCGCGTCGGCGGGAGGCAACCCGGAGGGCTACCTGTTCCCGGCGACCTACACGATCACCCCGGCCGACACCCCGCAGTCGATCCTGGCCGCGATGGTCGCCAAGGGGGAGTCGGTGATGACCGACCTCGGCCTCGACGCCCAGGCACAGGCGCTCGGCCTGACCGCCCACGAGGTGCTGACCGTCGCGAGCATGCTGGAGTTCGAGGCGAACCGCACCCAGGACTACCCGAAGGTGGCGCGGGCGATCTACAACCGCCTCGACAAGGGGATGGCCCTGCAGTCGGACGCCACGGTCGCCTACGCGAACGGGCTCTCCGGCGAGGTGTGGACCACCTCCGCGCAGCGCGACATCGACTCGCCCTACAACACCTATGCCAACACCGGCCTGCCGCCGGGACCGATCGGCAACCCCGGCCAGGCGACCATCGACGCCGCGCTGCACCCGGCCGAGGGGCCGTGGCTGTACTGGGTCGTGGTCAACCTGAAGACCGGGGAGACCGTCTTCTCGACCACGCTGGCCGAGCACAACGCGGCCACCGAGCGGCTTCGTGAGTACTGCAAGACCTCCGACGCCTGCTGATGCCGTGTCGATGAGGTGTGCGGTCCTGGGTGACCCGGTCGCCCACTCGCTCTCGCCGAGCCTGCACCGGGCGGGGTACGCCGCACTCGGCCTGGAGGCGACGTACGACGCCGTGCGGGTGCCGGCCGGTGGTCTGGCAGGCTTCGTGGCCGGCCTCGGACCCGAGTGGCGGGGGCTGTCGGTGACCGCGCCGCTCAAGCGCGAGGCCCTGGCGCTGGCCGGCGAGGTCTCCGACCTCGCCGTGCTCGCCGGTGGCGCCAACACCCTGGTGCGGACCCCGGCCGGGTGGCTCGCCGACAACACCGACGTCCCGGGTGCGGTGGCGGCGATCCGGGAGCGCTTCGCCGGGGACCTGTCGACGGCGACCGTGCTCGGCGGCGGCGCCACCGCCGCGAGCGTGGGCCTGGCGCTCGCCGACCTCGGCATCGGTGCCATCACCGTCGCGGCCCGCAACCCGGGCAACGCGGCGGCTGCGGTGGCGGCGATCGAGCGTCACCCGTCGGCTCCCCGGGTGGTCGTCGTACCGCTGGACGAGGTGGGCCGGGCCGGTGACGTCCTGGTCTCCACCGTGCCCGCGGCGGCCCAGACCGACGACCTGGTCGGGCGGGTGCTGCCCGCGGACGTGGTCTTCGAGGTCACCTACAACGAGTGGCCCACCCCGCTGGTCGCCGCGGCCCTGTCCGCCGGAGCGACCGTCGTGTCCGGGCTGGACCTGCTCGTCCACCAGGCGGTGCTCCAGTTCGGCATGTTCACTGGTCACGACGGGCCACTGGACGCCATGCGCTCGGCGGGCGAAGCCGCGCTCGCGGCTCGGTAGGTTCGGCGCCATGGAGTGGGTGCCCGCGCTGGCCTGCGCGCTCGTCGGCGCGGCGCTGGGGCTGTCGGTGCCGTGGCTGATCGCGCTGTGCCCCGAGCCGGAGCACGACCCGAGCGAGAACCCCGACGACTTCCCCGACCACGTCCCGTTCGCGGATCTCGCCGCCCGTCCCGGGCTGCGGCCGCGCAGCGCCCTCGCGTGCGGGCTCGCGGCCGGCGTGCTCGGCCTGGCGCTCGGCTGGAGCTGGGCCCTGCTCTGGCTGCTCGTCCTGGTGCCCGTGTGCTGCGCGCTGACGGTGATCGACTACGTCACCTGGTACCTCCCTTCGCGCCTGATCCGGCCCTCCTGGCTGGTGACCGGCGTCCTGGTCGGCGTGGTCGCGGTGGTCCTCGGCGACGCGAAGGTGGCGCTGTGGGGGCTGATCGGGTTCCTCGCCCTCGGCGGCTACTACGGCCTGATCCGGCTGGTCAGCCCGCGCGCGATGGCCGGCGGCGACGTCCGGCTCGCCGCGCTGCTCGGCATCGCGCTGGGCCCGTTCGGTGCGCCGGTCCTGGTCGCCTCCGTCCTGGCGGCCGCGGTCCTCGGCGTGCTGGGCATGGTGCCCATGCGGCGCAGCGGCACCATGATCCGCCGGCGGGTGCCGTACGGGCCGTTCCTCGTGCTGGGTGGGCTGGTCGCCGTCGTCGTGGGACAGGTCCTCGGCGGCTGAGCGCACCGTGGGAGACTGGTTCCCATGTTGCGCTGGCTGACCGCGGGGGAGTCCCACGGCCCCTCCCTGGTCGCGATCCTCGAGGGCCTGCCGGCCCACGTCGAGGTCACGACCGATGACATCTCCGACTCGCTCGCCCGCCGTCGCCTCGGCTACGGCCGCGGCGCCCGGATGAAGTTCGAGGCCGACGAGGTCACCATCACCGGAGGCGTGCGGCACGGGCGCACCCAGGGCGGGCCGGTCGCGATCCAGGTCGGCAACACCGAGTGGCCGAAGTGGGAGACCGTGATGGCGGCCGACCCGGTCGACCCCGCCGTGCTCGAGGCCCAGGCCCGCAACGCCCCGCTCACCCGCCCGCGGCCCGGCCACGCCGACCTCGCGGGCATGCAGAAGTACGACTTCGCCGACGCCCGCCCGATTCTCGAGCGCGCCTCCGCCCGCGAGACCGCGGCCCGGGTCGCGCTCGGCCGGGTGGCCAGCAACTTCCTCGAGCAGGCCACTGGTGCGCGCATCGTCAGCCACGTGCTTGAGATCGGCGGCGTCCGTACGCCGTCGCGCGACGTCCCCGCCCCGGCCGACGTCGAGCGTCTCGACGCCGACCCGGTGCGCTGCCTCGACGCCGACGGCTCGAAGCTCATGGTCGAGCGGATCGACCAGGCCCACAAGGACGGCGACACCCTCGGCGGCGTCGTCGAGGTCGTCGTCCACGGCCTCCCGCCGGGCCTCGGCTCCCACGTCCACTGGGACCGCCGTCTCGACGCGCGCCTCGCCGGCGCGCTGATGGGCATCCAGGCGATCAAGGGCGTCGAGGTCGGCGACGGCTTCGAGCTGGCCGCGACCCCGGGCTCCCTGGCCCACGACGAGATCGTCCCGACCGAGGACGGCCTCCGGCGCGTCTCCGGCCGCTCCGGCGGCACCGAGGGCGGCATGACCACCGGCGAGGTCCTCCGCGTCCGCGCGGCGATGAAGCCGATCGCCACCGTCCCGCGCGCACTGCGCACCGTCGACCTCGCCACCGGCGAGGAGGCGGTCGCGCACCACCAGCGCTCCGACGTCTGCGCGGTCCCCGCGGCCGGCATCGTCGCCGAGGCGATGGTCGCGCTGGTGCTCGCCGAGGCGGTGCTGGAGAAGTTCGGCGGCGACTCGGTCCAGGAGACCCGCCGCAACGTGCAGTCGTACCTCGACACCCTCCGGTTCAAGTGACGGGCGGGCCGCGTGCGGTCCTGATCGGCACGATGGGTGCCGGCAAGACCACCGTCGGCCGGCTGCTCGCCGAGCGGCTCGGGGTCGGGTTCGCCGACACCGACGAGCTGATCGAGGCGCAGTACGGCAAGTCCGTCCAGGACATCTTCGTCGAGGACGGCGAGGCGACCTTCCGCGCGCTCGAGCGGGCCGCGGTCGCGCGTGCGCTCGAGGAGAGCGACGGCGTGCTCTCCCTCGGCGGCGGCGCGGTGCTCGACCCCGCCACCCAGGCCCTGCTCGCGGCCCACCAGGTCGTCTTCCTGCGCGTCGGGCTCGCCGACGCCGTCAAGCGGGTCGGCCTCGGCTCCGGGCGCCCGCTGCTGCTCGGCAACGTGCGAGCCCGGGTCAAGCAGCTCCTCGACGAGCGTGCTCCGGTCTACGCCGGCCTGGCCCGGATCACCGTCGACACCGACGGTCGCGCGCCCGCCGAGATCACCGCCGAGATCGTCACCGCCCTCCAGGGAGAACCCGCATGAGCGAGCCCACTGTCATCGCGGTGACCGCCGCGGCGCCGTACGACGTCGTGGTCGGCCACGGCGTCCTCGACCGCCTGCGCGGCCTGCTGCCCGTCGGCGTCCAGCGGGTCGCCATCATCACCCCCGAGTCGCTCGAGGACCTGCTCGAGCCGTTCGCCGACCTGCTCGAGGGCCTCGACGTCGTCGTGCTGCAGGTGCCCGACGGCGAGGAGGCGAAGAACTGGGAGGTCGCCGCGGCCTGCTGGGAGTCGCTCGGCGAGGAGGGCTTCACCCGCTCCGACGCCGTGGTCACCCTCGGCGGCGGCGCGACCAC
The genomic region above belongs to Nocardioides sp. QY071 and contains:
- a CDS encoding DUF6167 family protein; the encoded protein is MKGTVWFAAGAAAGVYGMVRVRRLAEAFTPDGMRDRIGAAVLGARMFGEEVARGQAAAEIHLRQRFDGADAGPPQLMKPQPSKEGTR
- the alaS gene encoding alanine--tRNA ligase, whose amino-acid sequence is MSSAEIRNRFLAHFEARGHTVVPSASLLLDDPNLLFVNAGMVPFKPYFLGQETPPFQRATSVQKCVRTLDIEEVGKTTRHGTFFQMNGNFSFGDYFKEGAVQFAWELITHAQADGGFGFDPDKIWVTVLPDDDEARDAWKRIAGLPDERIQPRGLKDNYWNMGVPGPGGPCSEIYIDRGPEFGPDGGPEADEDRFLEIWNLVFMQEELSAVRAKDDFDIAGPLPSKNIDTGMGLERVAYLLQDKHNMYEIDTIFPVIEKAMDLSGKKYGASGADAHVDDVRFRVVADHVRSSLMLIGDGVTPGNEGRGYVLRRLLRRAVRNMRLLGYQDPSLPELLPVSRDKMGESYPELVTGWDRIAQVAYAEEEAFRKTLQAGTQIFDLAAGDVKQSGATTIPGDKAFALHDTYGFPIDLTLEMAAEAGLSVDEPGFRQLMAEQRERAKADARAKKGQHADTGVYRAILDANGPTEWLAYETLETESKPLALLREGAAVPVLTGGEIGELVLDRTPFYAESGGQVADAGVIEFEGGAVEVLDVQRPVRGLVVHQVRVVDGELPADARLLHAKVDPQWRIGARQAHSGTHIVHAALREVLGPTALQSGSYNRPGYLRLDFGWLNALSPEQVREIEQVSNNALRADLPVGWQYMTLGEAKDWGAIALFGETYDDRSVRVVEIGGPWSRELCGGTHVDHSSQVGTIVVTSEASVGSGNRRIEALTGVEGFDYLARERDVVGQLSTLLKTQPGDIVGRVGDLVERLKQSEKEIERIRLAQLLSGGAALAEGASDVNGVRLVAQRLDGASGGDVRTLATDVRARLAGDAPAVVVLIGAADGKAAIVAALNDAAQARGLAAGDLVRAAAPFLDGKGGGKADMAQGGGTDVSRIDEALAAVTAAVARG
- the ruvX gene encoding Holliday junction resolvase RuvX, producing the protein MRHGVRLGVDPGDARIGVARSDPSGVLATPVETVRRGKGDLRRLHQILAEENAVEVVMGLPRSLGGGEGPAALKTREFAVRLARRIEPVPVRLVDERLTTVTAEAMLRDQRKGAKRRAVVDQVAAVVILQQALDAERATGNPPGELVTPTHEETHD
- the mltG gene encoding endolytic transglycosylase MltG, whose amino-acid sequence is MTEPLPEHVEDAGHDLLPGTAAGGRRRAEKRRRGGCLPMLLVVVLFCGIVAWFARGAIADVKDMFAGPEDFAGPGSGEVTFVIDPGQSVSSMGAELQDLGVVKSSDAFVDAAAKDGRSTKIQAGTYLLKSRMKAADVVAILVDPSQIAQDTVTIPEGKRTSDIVKILAKSTDFKAKQFQAVLDDPAALGLPASAGGNPEGYLFPATYTITPADTPQSILAAMVAKGESVMTDLGLDAQAQALGLTAHEVLTVASMLEFEANRTQDYPKVARAIYNRLDKGMALQSDATVAYANGLSGEVWTTSAQRDIDSPYNTYANTGLPPGPIGNPGQATIDAALHPAEGPWLYWVVVNLKTGETVFSTTLAEHNAATERLREYCKTSDAC
- a CDS encoding shikimate dehydrogenase: MRCAVLGDPVAHSLSPSLHRAGYAALGLEATYDAVRVPAGGLAGFVAGLGPEWRGLSVTAPLKREALALAGEVSDLAVLAGGANTLVRTPAGWLADNTDVPGAVAAIRERFAGDLSTATVLGGGATAASVGLALADLGIGAITVAARNPGNAAAAVAAIERHPSAPRVVVVPLDEVGRAGDVLVSTVPAAAQTDDLVGRVLPADVVFEVTYNEWPTPLVAAALSAGATVVSGLDLLVHQAVLQFGMFTGHDGPLDAMRSAGEAALAAR
- a CDS encoding prepilin peptidase, coding for MEWVPALACALVGAALGLSVPWLIALCPEPEHDPSENPDDFPDHVPFADLAARPGLRPRSALACGLAAGVLGLALGWSWALLWLLVLVPVCCALTVIDYVTWYLPSRLIRPSWLVTGVLVGVVAVVLGDAKVALWGLIGFLALGGYYGLIRLVSPRAMAGGDVRLAALLGIALGPFGAPVLVASVLAAAVLGVLGMVPMRRSGTMIRRRVPYGPFLVLGGLVAVVVGQVLGG
- the aroC gene encoding chorismate synthase, with the protein product MLRWLTAGESHGPSLVAILEGLPAHVEVTTDDISDSLARRRLGYGRGARMKFEADEVTITGGVRHGRTQGGPVAIQVGNTEWPKWETVMAADPVDPAVLEAQARNAPLTRPRPGHADLAGMQKYDFADARPILERASARETAARVALGRVASNFLEQATGARIVSHVLEIGGVRTPSRDVPAPADVERLDADPVRCLDADGSKLMVERIDQAHKDGDTLGGVVEVVVHGLPPGLGSHVHWDRRLDARLAGALMGIQAIKGVEVGDGFELAATPGSLAHDEIVPTEDGLRRVSGRSGGTEGGMTTGEVLRVRAAMKPIATVPRALRTVDLATGEEAVAHHQRSDVCAVPAAGIVAEAMVALVLAEAVLEKFGGDSVQETRRNVQSYLDTLRFK
- a CDS encoding shikimate kinase — encoded protein: MTGGPRAVLIGTMGAGKTTVGRLLAERLGVGFADTDELIEAQYGKSVQDIFVEDGEATFRALERAAVARALEESDGVLSLGGGAVLDPATQALLAAHQVVFLRVGLADAVKRVGLGSGRPLLLGNVRARVKQLLDERAPVYAGLARITVDTDGRAPAEITAEIVTALQGEPA